The genomic region GGTTGGGTCACCAGCCGCAGGGGGCCGATCACCTCGTGGCGCTGTCGGGTGCCGGTCGCGCACAGGGCGGCGTCGGTCTCGGGGGGCAGGGAGGTGACGGTGGTCAGCAGCAGGGGTGCGTCGGCGTCGGCGGACAGGCCGGCGGCGGCGAGGGCGTAGTTCCACGCATCCCCCTCCGTGCCGTTGGCGACCAGGCGCTCCGGCCCGGGGGCCTGCCACAGCTGCGCGGCGATCTGCGCCGCCGTGTCGAACCTGGTCTGTCCGCCGACGCGGGTCGCCTCGATCGAGTCGGCGATCGCGGGGCTGACCGCGGCGTCGCCGCCGAGGACGACGGCCGCGTCGTGATCGGACCGGTCGAGGAAGGCCTGCACAGGCTCGGGGAGGGCATCGGCGTCACCGGGCACGAGCAGGATCGGGTTCTGCGTGTCGGCCGCCCACCCGCCTGCGGCCACCGAGTCGACCCACGCCGCGGTCGGGTTGCCCTCCGGGCCGAACGCACGCGCGACCCCCACCGTGGTCCCGCCACCGCGGGCGACGGCCTCGTCGGCGATCGCGACCGCGGTCTCGATCCGCGTCGGGCCGCTCAGGCGTCGTGGGCTGAGGCCGAGGTCGGCCACGGCCTGCTCGACGGCACCGCTGAGCGCCGCCTCGCCGCCCAGCAGGTAGACGGTGGCACCGGGGGTCAGGGTCCGCTGGAGCTGCGCCGCCGCGGCGGGTGCGAGCGCGTCCTGCGCGGTGAACAGCATGGGCGCGTCGCCCGTCAGCACCGACCCGGTGAGGGCGTCGGCGAAGACGTCGACGCGGGCCAGGACGGCCCCGGCGGCCCGCTGGCGACCCGCACCCGCGAACGTCCCGTCTGCGTCCTCGAACCGCGCGAGCGCGAGCTGCGCGGCGTACTCGATCGCCTCCTCGCGCGACGTCCTCGCGTCGGCGATCGTCACCGTCGCCTGCCGCGGGTCGCCGATGATGTACCCGTCGCCATCGGTGATCTCGACGACGACGGTCTCCGCGGGTTCGTCGACGTCGTCGGGGATCGGCGCGACGATCAGGTTCACCAGGTTCGTGCCGTCCGGGATCGTCACCGACGTGGGCAGTGCGACGTAGTCCTCACCCGCCACCGCGGTGCTCTCCGGGGAGACGCGGATCGAGACCTCGAGGTCGCCGTCGGTCACCCCCGTCCGCTCGATCGTGAAGTTCCCCCCGTTCGTGCCCGACGTGCCGACCTCGCCGGCGTCGGGATCGAGCGCCTCGATCCGGACGCTCTCCGCGCCGGGGATGACCGAGCGCCAGTCCGTCTCGTCCACGCGCTCGGTGGCGAGCACGAGCTCGGGGGAGGAGCCGTCGGCGCGCATCCGCCACAGCGAGTGGACCCCGCCGTCCCGCGGCGTGTTCCGGTCCGAGGCGAAGGCGATCCACTCCCCATCGGGTGAGAAGGAGGGGTTCAGGTCCGCCGGGGCCGTCGGGAACTCGCCGCCGATCCACTCCGCGCCCTCGGTGAGGTTGGTGATCGCCCCGCCGCCCTCGGACACGACCAGGACGTCGGTGTCGTCCTCCTCGGGGTCGTTGCCGCTGACGCAGCTGCCGAAGTTGCTGCCGTCGTTCGGGTCGAACTCGCGGGTCTCGAAGGAGCCGAAGAAGACGATCTCGCCACCCGGTCCCCAGTCGGGATCGCTCAGGCCCTCGTACCAGGCGTACTCCTCACCGACGGACGTCGAGGGCTGCACGAGCCACGAGGACCCGAGGGTCGCGGGCGATCCGGCGCCGAGGTTCGACGGGACGTCGGCGACCCGCAGGCCGTGGGGGTTGAAGTCGTCGGTGGTCCGGTTCTCGGGGTTGCGGGTGTCGCCCGGACATCCCCGGGTGAACTCCTCACGGCTGGCGAACGCGATCTGCGTGCCGTCTGGGGACCAGGTCGGCTGCCGCCCGGCCGGCTCAACCCGGGCCAGGAGGTTGCCCTGGGTGTCGATGATGTGGACGACGTCCTCTTGGGTGTCGGCGTCGAACGCGGTGTGGGCGATCATGCTGCCGTCGGGAGACAGCTCGGGGCCGCCGCCGACGCCGTCGATCGGGAACGTCGCGCCGTCCGGGTTCTGCAGGACCGTGGTCCCGCCGTCGACGTACACCAGGTACAGGCCGTCGGGGGTCCAGTCGAAGTCGCCACCGCGGGCCGGCCCCTGCTGCACCGAGTCCGTGCCGTCCGGGTTGACGAGGTGGTGGCTGCCGAAGTCGCTCCAGCCGATCTGGAACCCGAGGGGGACCTGCGCCTCGGACGGGGCGACCGCCGCCGCCGTCATCACCAGCACCCCCACGAGGATCGTCGCGGTCCGGCGGCGGGCCGTCGTCGTGCGCATCACGTCAGCACCCGGGGGCGTCGTCGAGCTGCGCGGCGACCGCCTCGGTGAGGACGCCGAGGCCACCGGCGAGCAGGAGGTCCACGTCCGCTGGTGCGCACGCCATCTCGAGGGTCGCGGGTGGCACCGGGTCCTGCGCCAGCGCGATCGCGGCATCCGCGTCGGCGGCCAGGCCGGCCGCCGGCAGGCCGAAGGTCCAGCCGTCCGCGCGGTAGCCGTTGATGACGACCAGCTGGCGGGTGCCGTCCTCGGCGTCGCCGATCAGCTCGGCGCCGATCGCCTGGGCGGTGGCGTCGCGGCTGTCCCCGGCGATGCGCACTGGGTTCGGGACCGCGTCGGCGACGGCGGCGGACAGCGCCGCCTCACCGCCGAGCAGCACGGTGCGCTCGAGGTCGTCGAGCCCCTCGATGAAGTCTGCGACCGCGGGGTGCAGCGACGCGGTGTCGGTCACGACGGTGGGGATGGCGTCCGCGGCCGTCCACGCCCCGGCCGACACGCTGTCGGCCCAGGCGGCGGTCGGGTTGTCGGCCGGGCCGCCGGCCCGGGCGATCGCGATGGTGGTGACGTCGGTCCCGCGGGCCGGGGCGGTCCCGACGGCCAGCTCGGCCACCTCGACGGAGGTCTCGACCCGGGAGGGGCCCTCGAGGCGGGCGACGACGTAGTCGAGGTCGAGCTCCTCCTCGATCGCGTCGGAGATCGCGGCGTTCCCTCCCAGGATGTAGACGGTGTCACCGGGGTCGAGCAGCCGGTCGATCTCCGTGCGGGTCTCCGACGGCAGGGTGTCGGTCTGGGTGAACAGCAGCGGCCGGTCGCCGGTCAGGGCCGCCCCGACGAGTGAGTCGGCGAAGTTGTCGTCGCGGGACAGCACCACGGCGTTGGGCAGGTCGCTGCCGTCGCAGCCGAACCGCGCCTGGCTGACCGCCACCGCGTACGCGACCGGATCGGTGAAGTCCGCCCGCTCGGTCGTCGCCGGGTCGCCGTCGAACCCACCGCAGGCCAGCGGGGCGTTCGTCGGCGGGGGCGGTGGATCCTCGAGCGGGGTGGGTGGCGTGTCCGGCACCCTGGCCCAGGACTGCAACGTCGCGACGTTGCCCTGGAACCGGGAGTCGGGCGGCAGGTCCGCGACCTGCTGGACCCCGGTGCCCTCGGGGGTGGCGGTGTACAGCCGCGCCACGTCGGCGGCGAAGTCCACCCCGACGAAGGCGGTACGCGTGCCGTCGGGGCTCCAGACCGGCTTGTCGATGCGCGGCACCCCGGCCACGGAGGGCGGGATGTAGCGGATGACGCCGAGGTCGCGCCCCAGGATGCACACGCCCACGACGGCGTCCGCCGAATCGTCGGTGCAGGTGATCGCCAGCTGCTGGCCGTCCGGCGAGCTGTCGACGCCGTACTGGGTGTCGAAGCGCAGCTCGGTGGGGCTCTCGAGCGCGGTGACCGCGCCGGTGGCGGCGTCGATGCGGACACCCTCCTCGCGGAAGCGCTCGAGGACGAAGATCTCGTCGAGCCGGGTCCACAGCACCGCATCGATGTCGGTGCTGAACGTCGGGTCGCCCGCGGCGTCGTACAGCACCTGCGGGTTGGTGCCGTCGGCGTCGTAGACCGTGAGGACGCTGCCGTCAGCGACCGCGATGCGGGAGCCATCCGGTGACCAGCTGACGTCGGGTCGACCGCCGGCCCCACCGCGCGGCACCAGGACCTGCGTGGGACCCCCGGCCAGCGACACGATGCTGATGTCCCGGCTGTCGGTCGTGCCGGTGTGCAGCACGGTCCTGCCGTCGGGTGAGATCTCGGCGTGGATCGCGGACCCCTCGGTCAGCTCCGTGATCGTGCCGTCCGCGCCCACGGTGGCGATGCCCGTCGTGTCGGTGCTGGAGAACAGGAACGGACCGTTGGACCCCGGGGACGTCGCCTGGCTCGGCAGGGCCGAGCAGAGGAGCCCCACCAGGAGGAGGGCCGTGGTGGTCGGTGCACGGGTGCCGCGTCGCATGCCGGCACCGTACGGGCCGGCTCTAACGGACGGCTAACGGTCGGCGCCCACCCGGCCCGCGCCACCGCCGCCGAAGCCCAGGCTGGCCGCCGCCGCGCGTGCGGCCCACCCCTCACCATCGCCCGCCGCGGCGTCGATCAGCGCGAGCGCGCCGGGGGCGTCGAGGTCGTCGTCGAGCCGTGCGCCGACCGCGGCGAGCAGGTCCTCGGCCGCCGCGGGGTCGCCGTCGGGCGCGGCGTCCCAGCCCTTCACCGCCGCAGCTGCGAGCTCCATCTCGTCCTCGGTGTAGTCCCACTCGCTGCGGTAGTGGTGGCTGAGCAGCAGGTAGCGGACCGCGTCGGCGTCATGGCGGTCGAGCAGGTCGCCCAGGAAGACGAGGTTGCCGAGGCTCTTCGACATCTTGGTCCCGTCCAGCCCGACCATGCCGACGTGCATCCACACACGGGCGAACGGCGCCTGGCCGGTCAACCCCTCGGCCTGGAGGATCTCCGCCTCGTGGTGGGGGAACACCAGGTCGCTGCCGCCGCCGTGGATGTCGATCACGGGGCCGAGGTGCTCGGTCGCCATCACCGAGCACTCGAGGTGCCATCCCGGTCGGCCCCGGCCCCACGGCGCCTCCCACGACGGCTCGTCGGGCAACGACGGCTGCCACAGCAGGAAGTCGAGCGCGTCCCGCTTGCCCTCGGCCTCGGGATCACCGCCCTTCTCGGCGAACTGCCGCAGCGCCTCGTCGCGGTCCAGGCGGGAGAAGCTGAGGAAGCCGTCCATCGCCCCGGTGTCGGCGTACACGCGACCGTCGCCGAGGGCGTAGGCGAGTCCGCGGTCGAGCAGCCCGCCGACCGTCGTCACCATCGCCGGGACGGTCTCGGTGGCGTAGGGGATCACGTCGGCCTCACGCAGCCCGAGGCGGCGGAGGTTGACGTCGAAGGCCGCGGCCTCCGAGCGCGCGAGGACCTCGAAGTTGACATCCCGCTCGCGAGCGGTCCGGAGGATGTCGTCGTCGACGTCGGTGACGTTGCGCACGTAGACGACCCGGTGCCCGCGGGCCTCCAGGCGGCGGATGAGCACGTCGAAGGTCGTGTACACGAACGCGTGACCCAGGTGCGCTGAGTCGTACGGCGTGATGCCGCAGACGTACAGCCGGACCGTGGCCGCGGCGATGAAGGTGTCCACGGCGCGGGTCCGGGTGTCGTACAGGCGCATCGACGTCGTCCTCGTCACAGGTGCTGAACCCGGCGATGGTAGACGGGGTGGATCCTTCCCGGACCTAGTCATTTCGGGCGGACCCGGGCAGAAAGGGAGAAGCCCGGCGGAGAGCGCAGTCAACTCTCCGCCGGGCTGGTCGGGGCGCCCTGGGGCCCCGGATGCCCCAGTGTGCCGTCAGCAGCAAGGGGTGCCAACACCGAGTCCGAGCAATTCGTGATCAGTCAATCCTGACTAGTCACGGGTGTCGGTGGTGCCGCTGAGGATGCGCCGGATCGGCTCCCAGGACCGGCGGTGCAGCGCGCAAGGTCCCAGGTCGGCCAGAGCCGCCCGGTGGGAGGGGGAGGGGTAGCCCTTGTTCGAGCAGAAGTCGTACCCCGGGTGGGCTGTGTCGGCTGCGCTCGCCATGTGGGCGTCGCGGGTGACCTTCGCGACGATGGACGCGGCGGCGATCGAGGCGGACCGGGCGTCCCCGTGCACGATGCGCTCGTTGTGGGTGCGCCACCCGGACATGAAGTCCCAGTTCCCGTCGAGGAGCAGCACGTCGGGCTCGACGCAGAGCCCCGCCACCGCCCGGCGGGCGGCCAGACGCATCGCCGCGCTCATCCCCAGGGCGTCGATCTCGGCGTTGCTGGCCTCGCCGAGGCTTACCGCCAAGGCGAACGTCCGGATCCGCGCCGCGAGCTCCTCGCGGCGGGCCGGGTCCAGCTGCTTCGAGTCCCGCAGCTTGTACATCCGCCGGTCCGACGGGAGCACCACCGCGCAGTAGGTGACCGGTCCCGCCCAGGCGCCGCGACCGACCTCGTCGACACCCGCGACGACCAGGTCCTGGTCCCACCAGCGCCGCTCGTGCGTGATCCCCGGGACGTCGGGCAGCCGGATCCGCTTCCCACGCCGGTACGTGACGTTCTTCCGGTTGCTGGCTGGCAGTCCCACGTCCGTGGGAGGGTAGCGCGGGGCTCGCGGTCGACCACCACCTCCGGTGCTCAAGTCCGCCGCGGCGGTGCCGATCACTCCGGGTGAGCAGACCCACGGAACGGGCACTCGGCGGGCACCGGACGCCCCTTCTCGCCGTGCGAGGGCACGGTCCCAGGTGGTGTGCCATGACGTTCTCCTCCCCGACGATCCCGCTGGTGGGCGCCGTGTCGCTGTGCGCCACGATCGAGGCGATCCGCGCCGAGACCGCCGCCGCGCACCAGATGGGTGTGCTGTCCGTCGACGCCGACGAGCTGCTCGCCGCCGCCGGGGCATCGCTCGGCTGGCTGGCAGCCCTGCGCGCCTCCGCGGACGTGGCGGACGACCTCGCCGTGTCAGCGGCGGGCGTGCCCGAGGTGGCCCTGCCGGACGTCGCCGACTGGGAGCTCGGCGGGGTGGTCTACGGGATCTCGGCGGTCCTGGTGTGGGCGGACGACCTGCGCCGCGAGGGTCTGCTCAGCACCGACCTCCCCGCGTCGGCGCTCGCCGCCTGGGACGTCGTCGAGGGCCTGGCCGGCCAGCCCGGGCGCACCGCGGCGGTGCTGGCGCTGGCGCCGAGCGACGAGCGCGTCGTGGTGCTGCCGGCGGAGCAGGTCCGCCCCCGGCCGGCCACCGGACAGGTGACCCGGTGGGCCACGGTCGCGGCTCAGGCCGGGACGTCGTCGGCCACCTCGGCGGTGACGGCCTCCTCCTTGGCGACCCGCTCGACCGCGGCCGCCACGGCCGGAGCGACGTCGGCGTTGAAGACGCTCGGGATGATGTAGTTCGCGTGCAGCTCGTCGTCGGTGACGACGGCGGCGATCGCCTCGGCGGCGGCGACCTGCATGGACTCCGTGATGTCGGTCGCCTTCGCGTTCAACGCCCCGCGGAAGATGCCGGGGAAGGCGAGCACGTTGTTGATCTGGTTGGGGTAGTCGCTGCGCCCAGTGGCGACCACCGCGGCGTGCGCGGCCGCGGCGACCGGGTCGACCTCCGGGTCGGGGTTCGCCATCGCGAAGACGATCGCGTCGTCCGCCATCGTCGCGATGTGGTCGCCCGAGAGGATGTTCGGGCCGCTGACCCCGATGAACACGTCGCTCCCGACGAGGACTTCTGACAGCGACCCCGACGCCTGCCGGGGGTTGGTGCGCTCGCGGGCCCAGGCCTTGTGCGGGTCGGCCGTGCCGCGGTGGATGGCGCCGTCGCGGTCGCACATGACGATGTCGGTGGCGCCGGCGTCGGTCAGGATCTTGGCGATCGCCACACCGGCGGCGCCGGCGCCGGCCATCGTGATCCGCACGGCCGCCAGGTCCTTGTCCACGACGCGGAGCGCGTTGGTCAGCGCGGCGAGCGTCACGACCGCGGTGCCGTGCTGGTCGTCGTGGAAGACCGGGATGTCGAGGCTGTCGCGCAGCCGCCGCTCGATCTCGAAGCAGCCCGGGGCGGCGATGTCCTCGAGGTTGATGCCGCCGAACCCGGGCGCCAGCGCGGTGACGATGGCGATGATCTCCTCGGGGTCCTGCGTCGCCAGCGCGATCGGCCAGGCGTCGACGTCGGCGAACTCCTTGAACAGGACCGCCTTGCCCTACATCACCGGCATGGCGGCCTCGGGTCCGATGTTGCCGAGCCCCAGCACGGCGGAGCCGTCGGTGACCACCGCGACGGTGTTCCGCTTGATCGTCAGCCGGCGTGCGTCCTCCGGCTTGTCCGCGATCGCCATGCACACGCGCGCCACGCCGGGCGTGTAGGCCCGCGACAGGTCGTCGCGGGTCTTGATGCGGATCCGCGAGCGCACCTCGAGCTTGCCGCCGAGGTGCATCAGGAACGTTCGGTCGCTGACCTTGTGGACCGCGGCCCCCTCCACCGCATCGACGGCCGCCCGGATCACGCCGGCGTGGTCGACGTCCCCGGCGTTGGTGGTGATGTCGACGGTCATGCCGTCGGGGTGGGACTCGACGATGTCGACGGCCGTCACCGCGCCGCCGGCCTCGCCGACCGCGGTCGTGGCACGCCCGAGCGCGGTGGGGTCGGCGCCGAGCTGGACGCGGAGGATGATCGCGTAGGACGCGCGGGGTGCCGCCATGTTCGCTCCTAGAGGTGGGTCGCTCCTAGAGGTACAGCCCGGTGCTGCCGGCCTCGCGCTCGGCCGACGCGATCGCGTGGACGTCGCGCTCGCGGACGATCAGGTAGCCGGTGCCGTTGACGTCGACCTCGATCGCGCTGTCCGGCAGGAACAGCACCTTGTCCCCGGTCGAGGTGGTCCGGACGAGCGGGCCGACCTCCATCACCTCGGCCCAGACGCCGTGTCGGTCCTTCGACGCCGCGGTGGCGGGGATCAGGATCCCGCCGCGCGACCGCCGCTCCCCGCCGTCGTCGATCCCGCAGAGGATCCGGTCGGCGGTGACCCGCACCGCCATGCCGGAGGTGTCGGAGCCCCCGGTCCTCGGTGCGCCGGTCGTCGGTGTGCCGGTCGTCGGTGTGTCGGAGTCGGTGTCGTCGCCCATGCCGGGCCGCAGGATAGCGGGGTGGCGTCCGGGGGCGGTCGTCCGGGGACGGGGGTAGCGTGGCGACCACCGCTCGAGCACCGAGGTGACCGCATGCGCAAGACCGTCCGCCTCCACGCGACCGTCGGGCCGGAGGCCCGCCTCGCCAGCGCCATCGCCGACCTGCCGCCGGCGGCCCAGCGGGCGCTCGCCGAGATCGCCGATCGCGAGGACCTGCCGCTCGTCGCGGGGTCCTGGGAGGACGGGCCCGGCGGGTGCCTGGTCGCCAACGTGGTACGGGCCTACGCGGTCGACGACGGGTCGGATGCGCGGACCGTCGACCTCCGGGTGCTCGAGCTCCTGCCCGAGCTGTCGTCCCGCGACCTCAACCACCTGATCGTCGCGTGGGACGAGGCCGCGGCGCAGGAGGGGAAGGGGTCCGACCCTGCGCTCCGCCGCCTGCTGCGGGGAGCACTGGTCCGCGCCGGCGTCCCGCCGACGGCGGAGGCGTTCGCCGACGAGGTCGTGGATCTGGCCGGCGTGGTGGATCGGGCCGTGGACGACGGGGTCGCGACGACCAGGTCGTAGGAGGCGGGTCGTAGGAGGGAACACCCCAGGGCACAGATCGACTCCGCGTTCCCACACATCGACTCCGTCGCGGGCTCGGTGGTGGTCCTGACCAGGGCGGACGCGCACGGATCGACTCCACCACGTGGACTGACCCCGCTCTACGGAGTCGATTCGTGCCCGGGGTGCCCGTGGTCCGTGCCCGGGGACCGTGCCCGGGGGCCGTGGTCCGCCCTGGACCGCGGACCGTGGACCGTGCCCGGGGGGGGGGGCCGTGGACCGCGCGCCCGTGGACCGGGCCCGGACAGCACGAGGCCGGCGCCCACGGGGGGAGGGGCGCCGGCCGGTGCGTCGGGGTGGTCTAGTCGTTCATGTCGTCTAGTCGTTCGTCCGGACGCCGTCGAGGGTGGCCTCGACGTCACGCGGCTCGCCGTCGGCGCCGACGACCTCGAGGACGACCACGTCACCGGGGTCGCGCCCGCGGATCTCGGCGGCGAGGTCGCCGAAGTCCCCGATCGCCTCGTCATCGATGGCGATGATGATGTCGCCGTCGACGATGCCGGCCTGGTCGGCGCTC from Euzebya sp. harbors:
- a CDS encoding class I tRNA ligase family protein, which translates into the protein MRLYDTRTRAVDTFIAAATVRLYVCGITPYDSAHLGHAFVYTTFDVLIRRLEARGHRVVYVRNVTDVDDDILRTARERDVNFEVLARSEAAAFDVNLRRLGLREADVIPYATETVPAMVTTVGGLLDRGLAYALGDGRVYADTGAMDGFLSFSRLDRDEALRQFAEKGGDPEAEGKRDALDFLLWQPSLPDEPSWEAPWGRGRPGWHLECSVMATEHLGPVIDIHGGGSDLVFPHHEAEILQAEGLTGQAPFARVWMHVGMVGLDGTKMSKSLGNLVFLGDLLDRHDADAVRYLLLSHHYRSEWDYTEDEMELAAAAVKGWDAAPDGDPAAAEDLLAAVGARLDDDLDAPGALALIDAAAGDGEGWAARAAAASLGFGGGGAGRVGADR
- a CDS encoding cell wall-binding repeat-containing protein — its product is MRRGTRAPTTTALLLVGLLCSALPSQATSPGSNGPFLFSSTDTTGIATVGADGTITELTEGSAIHAEISPDGRTVLHTGTTDSRDISIVSLAGGPTQVLVPRGGAGGRPDVSWSPDGSRIAVADGSVLTVYDADGTNPQVLYDAAGDPTFSTDIDAVLWTRLDEIFVLERFREEGVRIDAATGAVTALESPTELRFDTQYGVDSSPDGQQLAITCTDDSADAVVGVCILGRDLGVIRYIPPSVAGVPRIDKPVWSPDGTRTAFVGVDFAADVARLYTATPEGTGVQQVADLPPDSRFQGNVATLQSWARVPDTPPTPLEDPPPPPTNAPLACGGFDGDPATTERADFTDPVAYAVAVSQARFGCDGSDLPNAVVLSRDDNFADSLVGAALTGDRPLLFTQTDTLPSETRTEIDRLLDPGDTVYILGGNAAISDAIEEELDLDYVVARLEGPSRVETSVEVAELAVGTAPARGTDVTTIAIARAGGPADNPTAAWADSVSAGAWTAADAIPTVVTDTASLHPAVADFIEGLDDLERTVLLGGEAALSAAVADAVPNPVRIAGDSRDATAQAIGAELIGDAEDGTRQLVVINGYRADGWTFGLPAAGLAADADAAIALAQDPVPPATLEMACAPADVDLLLAGGLGVLTEAVAAQLDDAPGC
- a CDS encoding co-chaperone GroES — protein: MAVRVTADRILCGIDDGGERRSRGGILIPATAASKDRHGVWAEVMEVGPLVRTTSTGDKVLFLPDSAIEVDVNGTGYLIVRERDVHAIASAEREAGSTGLYL
- a CDS encoding cell wall-binding repeat-containing protein; protein product: MRTTTARRRTATILVGVLVMTAAAVAPSEAQVPLGFQIGWSDFGSHHLVNPDGTDSVQQGPARGGDFDWTPDGLYLVYVDGGTTVLQNPDGATFPIDGVGGGPELSPDGSMIAHTAFDADTQEDVVHIIDTQGNLLARVEPAGRQPTWSPDGTQIAFASREEFTRGCPGDTRNPENRTTDDFNPHGLRVADVPSNLGAGSPATLGSSWLVQPSTSVGEEYAWYEGLSDPDWGPGGEIVFFGSFETREFDPNDGSNFGSCVSGNDPEEDDTDVLVVSEGGGAITNLTEGAEWIGGEFPTAPADLNPSFSPDGEWIAFASDRNTPRDGGVHSLWRMRADGSSPELVLATERVDETDWRSVIPGAESVRIEALDPDAGEVGTSGTNGGNFTIERTGVTDGDLEVSIRVSPESTAVAGEDYVALPTSVTIPDGTNLVNLIVAPIPDDVDEPAETVVVEITDGDGYIIGDPRQATVTIADARTSREEAIEYAAQLALARFEDADGTFAGAGRQRAAGAVLARVDVFADALTGSVLTGDAPMLFTAQDALAPAAAAQLQRTLTPGATVYLLGGEAALSGAVEQAVADLGLSPRRLSGPTRIETAVAIADEAVARGGGTTVGVARAFGPEGNPTAAWVDSVAAGGWAADTQNPILLVPGDADALPEPVQAFLDRSDHDAAVVLGGDAAVSPAIADSIEATRVGGQTRFDTAAQIAAQLWQAPGPERLVANGTEGDAWNYALAAAGLSADADAPLLLTTVTSLPPETDAALCATGTRQRHEVIGPLRLVTQPVRDALASPC
- a CDS encoding ribonuclease HII yields the protein MGLPASNRKNVTYRRGKRIRLPDVPGITHERRWWDQDLVVAGVDEVGRGAWAGPVTYCAVVLPSDRRMYKLRDSKQLDPARREELAARIRTFALAVSLGEASNAEIDALGMSAAMRLAARRAVAGLCVEPDVLLLDGNWDFMSGWRTHNERIVHGDARSASIAAASIVAKVTRDAHMASAADTAHPGYDFCSNKGYPSPSHRAALADLGPCALHRRSWEPIRRILSGTTDTRD